In Synechococcus sp. Nb3U1, one DNA window encodes the following:
- a CDS encoding ABC transporter ATP-binding/substrate-binding protein (This model describes the ATP binding subunits of ATP-binding cassette (ABC) transporters for nitrate transport, or for bicarbonate transport, in bacteria and archaea.), with amino-acid sequence MSVLVNVEQVEKSFGLPGGQEYLALKGINLQIHQGEFVSLIGHSGCGKSTLLNMVSGLALPTGGVVALDGQTITAPGPDRMVVFQHYSLLPWLTVRQNVALAVNAVLKNYSQAERQQIIEEHIDLVGLRHAADKPPAQLSGGMKQRVAIARALALRPKVLLLDEPFGALDALTRGNLQEQLMRICEEHHMTTIMVTHDVDEAVLLSDRVVMLTNGPGSHIGNILTIDIPRPRRRLEVVNHPSYYSYRSEIIYFLNQQKRIKQWRARKEAVIARHGLEKVNLDIGFVPLTACAPLAVAQEKGFFAKHGLEEVKLVRETSWRGIQDGIIGGYLDGAQMPAGMPIWMSLGGGDNSPQPIVTALTLTRNGNAITLHKRFYEQGIHTLSQLKAYILDSPSRQLTFGVVHPSSMHNLLLRYWLAAGGIHPDQDVVLKTLPPAQMVANLTAGNIDGYCVGEPWNLRAALEGSGFTVATDLEIWLGHPGKVLGVREDWARAYPNTHIALVKALMEACRYCEDSAHHEEIRELLSRRAYLSTDKSYIHLGDPHRITCDLDTPMREYAHHQFFLGAGNRPSRTEHLWMMTQMARWGDLPFPRNWVEILERVCQVGVFSTAARELGIDVSYQRHPIQLFDGVPFNGEDPVAYLNSLPIKHDIYMAEVALNRRPLVLS; translated from the coding sequence GTGTCTGTACTGGTGAATGTGGAGCAGGTAGAAAAGTCTTTTGGTTTACCTGGAGGTCAGGAATATCTCGCTCTCAAAGGCATTAATTTGCAGATCCATCAAGGAGAATTCGTTTCCCTGATTGGGCATTCTGGTTGTGGTAAGTCTACCCTCTTGAATATGGTGTCGGGTTTGGCTTTGCCTACAGGTGGGGTAGTAGCTTTGGATGGACAAACCATCACTGCCCCTGGCCCGGATCGCATGGTGGTGTTTCAGCATTACTCTCTGTTGCCTTGGCTAACTGTGCGGCAAAATGTTGCCTTGGCTGTGAATGCGGTTCTGAAAAATTATTCCCAGGCAGAACGACAACAGATTATTGAGGAGCACATCGATTTGGTGGGGTTACGCCATGCTGCTGATAAGCCTCCGGCCCAGCTGTCAGGGGGTATGAAGCAGCGGGTGGCCATCGCTCGCGCTCTTGCTTTACGGCCCAAAGTGTTGTTATTGGATGAGCCATTTGGGGCTTTGGATGCTCTGACACGAGGCAATTTGCAAGAGCAACTGATGCGCATATGTGAAGAACATCACATGACCACCATTATGGTCACCCATGATGTGGACGAGGCGGTGCTGCTCTCGGATCGGGTAGTCATGCTCACCAATGGGCCGGGATCCCATATCGGTAATATTTTAACCATCGATATTCCCCGCCCTCGCCGTCGCTTGGAGGTGGTGAATCACCCCAGCTACTATAGCTACCGTAGCGAAATCATCTACTTTTTAAATCAACAAAAACGGATTAAACAATGGCGTGCCCGCAAAGAGGCGGTGATTGCCCGACATGGCTTGGAAAAGGTCAACCTGGATATTGGCTTTGTGCCTCTGACCGCCTGTGCTCCGCTAGCGGTGGCTCAAGAAAAGGGCTTTTTTGCTAAGCACGGATTAGAAGAGGTGAAGCTGGTGCGGGAAACCAGTTGGCGTGGGATCCAAGATGGCATCATTGGGGGGTATTTGGATGGTGCCCAAATGCCCGCCGGTATGCCGATATGGATGTCTTTGGGGGGTGGAGACAATTCCCCGCAGCCGATAGTGACGGCCCTGACCCTCACCCGCAATGGCAACGCCATTACCCTACACAAACGCTTTTACGAGCAAGGGATCCACACCCTCAGCCAGCTGAAGGCCTACATTCTGGATAGCCCCAGCCGGCAACTCACCTTTGGGGTGGTGCATCCCAGCTCAATGCACAATTTGCTGTTGCGCTACTGGTTGGCCGCCGGTGGGATCCACCCCGACCAGGATGTAGTGCTGAAAACCTTGCCCCCGGCCCAGATGGTGGCCAATTTGACGGCGGGCAACATCGATGGCTACTGTGTGGGGGAACCCTGGAATTTGCGGGCCGCCCTCGAAGGCAGCGGCTTTACGGTGGCCACTGATCTGGAAATTTGGCTGGGGCATCCGGGCAAGGTGCTGGGGGTACGGGAAGACTGGGCCAGAGCCTATCCCAATACCCACATTGCCTTGGTCAAGGCCCTTATGGAGGCCTGTCGCTACTGCGAGGATTCAGCCCATCACGAGGAAATTCGCGAGCTCCTCAGCCGACGCGCCTACCTGAGCACGGACAAAAGCTACATCCATCTGGGGGATCCCCATCGTATCACCTGTGACCTGGATACCCCGATGCGGGAATATGCCCACCATCAGTTCTTTTTGGGAGCGGGTAACCGCCCCAGCCGCACGGAGCATCTGTGGATGATGACCCAGATGGCTCGCTGGGGAGATCTGCCCTTCCCCCGCAACTGGGTGGAGATCTTAGAGCGGGTCTGCCAAGTAGGGGTTTTCAGTACAGCGGCCCGTGAGTTGGGCATTGATGTCTCCTATCAGCGGCATCCCATTCAATTGTTTGATGGAGTTCCCTTCAATGGGGAGGATCCCGTGGCTTACCTCAACAGTTTGCCCATCAAACACGATATCTACATGGCAGAAGTGGCCTTGAACCGCCGTCCATTGGTGCTATCGTAA
- a CDS encoding nitrate ABC transporter ATP-binding protein (This model describes the ATP binding subunits of ATP-binding cassette (ABC) transporters for nitrate transport, or for bicarbonate transport, in bacteria and archaea.), which produces MTAILTDPAKIQVAAKPYLSIENVSKIYPTPKGDYPVLRDINLTIQEGEFVCLVGHSGCGKTTLLNMVSGFAQPTSGSVQLKGRTITAPGPDRMVVFQGYALLPWLTVYDNVYLAVQSVFPQKSQSEKHQIVEEHLHLVGLGEAAQKYPPQISGGMKQRVAIARALVIRPEVLILDEPFGALDAITKEELQEELLRIWNDHRCTVLMITHDIDEALFLADRLVLMTNGPAATIGQVIDIPFARPRDRERILEDPQYYRLRNSILSYLYGHEANPEAAH; this is translated from the coding sequence ATGACGGCAATTCTGACCGATCCTGCCAAGATTCAAGTAGCAGCCAAACCTTACCTAAGTATTGAAAATGTCAGCAAAATCTATCCCACCCCCAAAGGTGACTACCCCGTTTTGCGAGACATCAACCTCACCATTCAGGAAGGTGAGTTTGTCTGCCTAGTCGGACACTCCGGTTGCGGCAAGACCACTCTTCTGAACATGGTGTCTGGCTTTGCTCAGCCGACGAGCGGATCTGTACAGCTAAAAGGGCGAACCATCACAGCTCCGGGGCCAGATCGGATGGTGGTGTTCCAGGGTTATGCTCTGCTGCCTTGGCTGACTGTTTATGACAATGTCTATTTGGCAGTTCAATCGGTATTTCCCCAAAAGAGCCAGTCGGAAAAGCATCAAATTGTGGAGGAACATCTGCATTTGGTAGGACTAGGGGAAGCAGCCCAGAAGTATCCGCCGCAAATTTCGGGAGGGATGAAACAGCGAGTAGCGATTGCCCGTGCTCTGGTCATTCGCCCGGAAGTGCTGATTTTGGATGAGCCTTTTGGCGCTTTGGATGCCATCACCAAAGAAGAATTGCAGGAGGAGTTGCTGCGAATTTGGAACGATCACCGTTGTACGGTCTTGATGATCACTCACGATATCGATGAGGCTCTGTTTTTGGCCGATCGACTGGTGTTGATGACCAACGGCCCGGCGGCTACCATCGGACAGGTGATCGATATTCCCTTTGCTCGGCCCCGCGATCGGGAGCGCATTTTGGAAGATCCGCAATACTACCGCCTGCGCAATTCCATCTTAAGTTATCTCTACGGGCATGAGGCCAATCCAGAAGCAGCGCACTAA
- a CDS encoding cytochrome b/b6 domain-containing protein, with translation MPRVYPYQPILLRILHGAAAVLTVLALISGFWVYNTYDKRWGALPLPTLGDIQGIHGTIALTFLLFLPIFALYSFHLGYRRLIQEQSLSQLKKYGKPVFWISIHHLINTLMLLSVTLAVVTGRMMKEEWLPAREINHPWYLVHLIAWVCVFISIALHLLMGAKVGGVPLLLSMFNWKVKGEDSFPSWLKGFKIKHSSLVLRATEFVVIGGIVLAFVLPVLSV, from the coding sequence ATGCCGCGTGTTTATCCTTATCAACCGATTTTGCTGAGAATTTTGCATGGTGCAGCAGCAGTACTAACTGTTTTAGCTCTGATTTCAGGCTTTTGGGTTTACAACACCTATGACAAACGTTGGGGTGCCCTTCCTTTACCTACGCTAGGAGATATACAGGGTATTCACGGTACAATCGCTTTAACTTTTCTGTTGTTTTTGCCAATCTTTGCTCTTTATAGCTTTCATCTTGGCTATCGTCGCTTAATCCAAGAGCAATCACTTAGTCAGCTAAAAAAATATGGTAAGCCAGTTTTTTGGATCTCTATTCACCATTTGATTAATACACTGATGCTGCTTTCAGTAACGCTTGCAGTGGTGACAGGTCGAATGATGAAAGAAGAGTGGCTTCCCGCTAGAGAGATCAATCATCCATGGTATTTGGTGCATTTGATAGCCTGGGTATGTGTGTTTATCAGCATTGCACTGCATCTGCTGATGGGTGCCAAAGTCGGTGGAGTGCCTTTGCTTCTGTCTATGTTCAATTGGAAAGTCAAAGGCGAAGATTCTTTTCCCTCTTGGCTAAAAGGATTCAAGATCAAACACTCTAGCTTGGTTTTAAGAGCTACTGAATTTGTTGTGATTGGAGGAATTGTTTTGGCGTTTGTTTTGCCAGTTCTTAGTGTCTAA
- a CDS encoding ABC transporter permease, whose amino-acid sequence MQWPRLNCWALLTLVLTGLILVPTLTVLLSLLADERQVWEHLAGTVLGLYVRNSLLMMVGVATGVILVGSGTAWLVTLCEFWGRAWLEWMLVLPLAAPTYVLAYAYTDFLQVTGGFQIWLRRITGWGIGDYWFPNIRSLWGATLLLILTLYPYVYLAARLAFQEQSVACLEVSRSLGYGPWASFRKVALPLARPGIVAGALLALMETLNDFGTVSYFGVDTFTTGIYRTWTALGNPVAAAQLSALLLLLVLLLMVGEQMARRRARYYRQGCKPAASRYVLRGMRAVGAWLACGIPIVLGFGVPALILLNMTLRQGSLGRRFWSYAQNSLVLATVTAVIAILVSVLVLYGLRLQGLGRLGSPWGLRLAVQLSSLGYALPGVVIAVGVLLPLGRLDQMLSHLRQVLFQQPPGLVISGTITALIFGYLVRFLAVSLSTIEATLMRIPPSLDEAARSLGQGSLGTLWRVHLPLMGGGILGGMILVFVDVMKELPATMVLRPFNFDTLAVQTYRMAADERLAEAGAPALAIVLVGILPVILLNFRLAQQQRLNSSGDP is encoded by the coding sequence ATGCAATGGCCTAGGTTAAACTGCTGGGCATTGCTCACCCTGGTTTTAACGGGCCTAATTTTGGTGCCCACCCTGACGGTGTTGTTGAGTCTGCTAGCGGACGAGCGGCAGGTGTGGGAACATCTGGCAGGGACGGTGCTAGGGCTTTACGTACGCAATTCCCTACTGATGATGGTAGGGGTGGCAACGGGGGTGATCCTGGTAGGCAGTGGCACCGCCTGGTTGGTGACCCTATGTGAGTTTTGGGGGCGGGCCTGGCTGGAATGGATGCTGGTATTGCCCCTGGCGGCCCCCACCTATGTTTTGGCCTATGCCTATACCGATTTTTTGCAGGTAACCGGCGGCTTTCAGATTTGGCTGCGGCGGATCACCGGCTGGGGAATTGGCGACTACTGGTTTCCCAACATCCGCTCCCTCTGGGGGGCAACGCTGCTGCTGATTCTCACCTTATATCCCTACGTGTATTTGGCGGCGCGGCTGGCTTTTCAGGAGCAATCAGTGGCCTGCTTGGAGGTGAGCCGATCCCTGGGTTACGGCCCTTGGGCCAGCTTTCGGAAGGTGGCGTTGCCCCTGGCCCGACCAGGAATTGTAGCTGGGGCTCTGTTGGCGCTAATGGAAACTCTGAATGATTTTGGTACCGTCAGCTATTTCGGGGTAGATACCTTTACGACAGGCATTTACCGAACCTGGACGGCCTTGGGCAACCCGGTGGCGGCAGCCCAGTTGTCAGCTTTGTTGCTGCTGTTGGTGCTGCTGCTGATGGTAGGAGAGCAAATGGCTCGACGGCGAGCACGCTACTATCGCCAGGGGTGCAAACCCGCCGCCAGTCGTTATGTCCTGCGGGGAATGCGAGCCGTGGGAGCTTGGCTAGCCTGTGGGATCCCGATTGTCTTGGGCTTTGGCGTTCCCGCCCTGATCCTGTTGAATATGACCCTACGACAGGGGAGCTTGGGTCGCCGCTTCTGGAGCTACGCCCAAAACAGCTTGGTGCTGGCCACAGTGACGGCGGTGATTGCCATATTGGTATCCGTGCTGGTGCTTTATGGCCTGCGGCTGCAGGGGTTAGGACGCCTGGGATCCCCCTGGGGTCTGCGCCTAGCGGTACAGCTGTCGTCTTTGGGCTATGCTCTGCCAGGGGTGGTGATCGCCGTGGGGGTACTGCTCCCCCTGGGGCGGCTGGATCAGATGTTGAGCCATCTGCGGCAGGTACTTTTCCAACAACCCCCTGGCTTGGTGATCAGTGGCACAATCACAGCGTTAATTTTTGGCTATTTGGTGCGATTTTTGGCGGTTTCCCTCTCCACCATCGAAGCCACCCTGATGCGGATTCCTCCCAGCTTGGATGAAGCAGCCCGCAGCCTAGGCCAGGGATCCCTGGGAACCCTGTGGCGAGTGCATCTACCCCTGATGGGGGGAGGGATCCTGGGGGGGATGATCCTGGTATTCGTAGATGTGATGAAAGAATTGCCCGCCACAATGGTGCTGCGGCCCTTTAACTTTGACACCTTGGCGGTGCAGACCTACCGGATGGCCGCTGATGAACGGCTAGCGGAAGCAGGAGCCCCAGCTTTGGCGATCGTGTTGGTGGGAATCTTACCGGTGATTTTGCTTAATTTCCGGTTAGCCCAGCAGCAACGGCTGAATTCATCCGGGGATCCCTGA